In one window of Natrinema halophilum DNA:
- a CDS encoding secondary thiamine-phosphate synthase enzyme YjbQ, which yields MAIEVRSNDRVDIVDVTSDVADIVAGEMQRGICTVYVPHTTAGVIVNEREERLCSDIKNALERLVPRDEGYGHDSIDDNADAHLRATLLGESVTIPVRSGELALGTWQSILFVDCDGPRTRRLQVTVVEGCVGE from the coding sequence ATGGCTATCGAAGTACGGTCCAACGACCGAGTCGACATCGTCGACGTTACGTCGGACGTCGCGGACATCGTTGCCGGCGAGATGCAACGCGGTATCTGCACCGTGTACGTCCCGCATACAACGGCCGGGGTGATCGTCAACGAACGCGAGGAACGGCTTTGTTCGGACATCAAGAACGCCCTCGAGCGACTCGTTCCTCGAGACGAGGGGTACGGACACGATTCAATCGACGATAATGCGGACGCTCATTTGCGCGCAACGCTTCTCGGTGAGAGCGTCACGATTCCGGTCCGTAGCGGAGAACTCGCACTCGGGACGTGGCAGTCGATTCTGTTCGTCGATTGTGATGGTCCCAGAACTCGTCGGCTCCAAGTTACCGTGGTCGAGGGCTGCGTAGGGGAGTAA
- a CDS encoding plastocyanin/azurin family copper-binding protein, protein MTVAGLAGCLGGSDDPADDDSSDGDSDTPTDGNDGQEDEDGNQSGNESDTDETDGASGGANVTMLTNDSGTHFDPHVVRIEPGESVTWTLESGSHTTTAYASANDRPQRIPDDAEAWDSGTISEQETTFEHTFETEGIYDYYCSPHERSGMIGSVVVGDPDLGSHPGMAEPQSELSDTAQEKIHELNEMVRNDGDGGHSHENGH, encoded by the coding sequence GTGACCGTAGCCGGTCTTGCTGGTTGTCTGGGCGGCAGCGACGACCCAGCGGACGATGACAGCAGTGATGGGGATTCTGACACCCCAACCGATGGAAATGACGGCCAGGAGGACGAGGACGGCAATCAGTCTGGAAACGAAAGCGATACTGACGAAACTGATGGCGCGTCCGGTGGTGCCAACGTCACGATGCTGACGAACGATTCGGGCACCCATTTTGATCCCCACGTCGTCCGAATCGAACCCGGGGAGTCGGTTACGTGGACCCTCGAGAGCGGAAGTCACACGACGACCGCGTACGCGTCCGCGAACGATAGGCCCCAGCGGATTCCCGACGATGCCGAGGCCTGGGACAGCGGAACGATATCTGAACAGGAAACGACCTTCGAACACACGTTCGAAACCGAAGGTATCTACGACTATTACTGCAGTCCGCACGAACGTTCGGGGATGATCGGAAGCGTCGTCGTCGGCGATCCCGACCTCGGTTCCCATCCGGGCATGGCCGAACCACAATCCGAACTGTCTGACACAGCACAGGAGAAGATTCACGAACTGAACGAAATGGTTCGAAACGATGGCGACGGCGGGCATAGTCACGAAAACGGCCATTAA
- a CDS encoding NAD(P)/FAD-dependent oxidoreductase codes for MTGSQSTAAVIGGSVSGLAAATGLNDVPSISRVIVYERQGYEEKRVDCGEAINNAALIPLEKTPENGFVNDIDGFQLRVYADTDRPPETNPLTTSNLRCDSGYICERDVVERRWAEWLASQGVEFRTGRSISPDEYEDIVALHDYVVDASGQPSLTLKSKGKTREYTGDMVALNATVEGDFSSYVNQPRIFFEGYVGYSWSFPKSDRHANVGIGWAGNRRPDDYFAAFESAAERNVVPIPERERVNIATIPKGPSLDPETAYYPEQNVFLVGDAAGIANRYQGEGICQGIRSAYLLTDLIADGNESLYPRALYELMQSEYRLAHLMRGVWVEHENPELLAAVAETLDGLTIDNITRRPAVVIRRVTSRPMTAVKLVSEIGMIRRLYESYTDSWEYSTENGP; via the coding sequence ATGACAGGGAGTCAGTCTACAGCAGCAGTTATCGGCGGTTCCGTTTCCGGTCTCGCTGCGGCGACGGGATTAAACGACGTACCGTCGATCTCCCGAGTGATAGTCTACGAGCGTCAAGGATACGAGGAGAAGCGGGTCGATTGTGGCGAGGCGATAAATAACGCGGCGCTGATACCGCTCGAGAAGACGCCTGAGAACGGATTTGTCAACGATATAGACGGGTTCCAACTCCGCGTCTACGCCGATACTGATCGCCCTCCTGAGACGAACCCATTGACGACATCGAATCTGCGATGCGATTCTGGATACATCTGTGAACGAGACGTCGTCGAACGTCGATGGGCGGAATGGCTTGCATCGCAGGGCGTCGAATTCCGTACCGGTCGATCCATTTCTCCGGATGAGTACGAGGACATCGTCGCGTTACACGACTACGTCGTCGATGCATCGGGACAACCCTCTCTGACTCTCAAATCGAAGGGGAAAACGCGGGAATACACGGGTGACATGGTTGCTCTCAACGCAACAGTCGAAGGCGACTTCTCGTCGTACGTGAACCAGCCGCGGATCTTTTTCGAGGGATACGTCGGCTACTCGTGGTCGTTCCCGAAGTCAGATCGCCATGCGAACGTCGGGATTGGGTGGGCGGGTAACAGGCGACCGGATGATTATTTTGCCGCTTTCGAATCCGCGGCCGAGCGGAACGTGGTTCCGATACCGGAGCGAGAGCGAGTAAACATCGCCACCATCCCGAAAGGACCGAGCCTCGACCCCGAAACTGCGTATTACCCCGAACAGAACGTCTTTCTCGTCGGTGACGCGGCCGGGATTGCCAATCGATATCAGGGGGAAGGCATCTGTCAGGGGATCAGATCGGCATATCTCCTCACCGACCTAATCGCGGACGGGAACGAGTCTCTGTATCCGCGAGCACTGTACGAACTGATGCAATCGGAATACAGACTGGCTCATCTGATGCGCGGTGTGTGGGTCGAACACGAGAATCCCGAACTGTTGGCCGCGGTTGCAGAGACGCTCGACGGGCTGACTATCGACAATATAACCCGTCGACCTGCGGTCGTCATTCGCCGCGTCACGAGTCGGCCGATGACCGCGGTCAAACTCGTCTCTGAAATCGGGATGATTCGGCGACTGTACGAATCCTATACCGATTCGTGGGAATACAGCACAGAGAACGGACCGTGA
- the gap gene encoding type I glyceraldehyde-3-phosphate dehydrogenase produces MGTHSHSNVTGSGETLRIGLNGFGRIGRTVLRASLSDDDIQIVAVNDVMDDDDMEYLLRYDSVHGRLDDVTRRGDTLFVGSREIRLLSEHDPSRLPWDDLEVDIVFEATGLFQTYDEAAQHLEAGADTVIISAPPKGETEIPMFVYGVNHEEYDGADVISNASCTTNSVAPVVKVLDEAFGIDSGLLMTVHAYTGSQGLVDGPLDKRRRGRAAAENIVPTTTGAAIAATEVVPELEGKLDGMAMRVPVPDGSITDLTINLETDVTKDELADAIRNAADGELAGVLGYTDEEIVSRDVIGLPFPSYVDLESVMVVADDLVKVLTWYDNEYGFSVQMMKLAKYVATRSETIDTGEAIAH; encoded by the coding sequence ATGGGGACCCATTCACACAGCAATGTCACAGGATCGGGCGAAACGCTCCGAATCGGGCTCAACGGATTCGGGCGGATCGGTCGGACAGTCTTACGTGCGTCGCTGTCCGACGACGACATCCAAATCGTCGCCGTCAACGACGTTATGGACGACGACGATATGGAGTATCTACTCCGATACGACTCGGTTCACGGACGGCTCGACGACGTTACCCGTCGGGGAGACACCCTCTTCGTCGGCTCTCGAGAGATCCGATTGCTTTCCGAGCACGACCCGTCGAGACTTCCGTGGGACGACCTCGAAGTCGACATCGTCTTCGAGGCGACCGGCCTGTTCCAGACGTACGACGAGGCAGCCCAGCATCTGGAAGCCGGTGCCGATACGGTCATCATCTCGGCCCCGCCGAAAGGCGAGACGGAAATACCGATGTTCGTCTACGGAGTCAATCACGAGGAGTACGACGGCGCAGACGTCATCTCGAACGCTTCCTGTACGACGAACTCCGTCGCGCCGGTCGTAAAGGTACTCGACGAGGCGTTCGGCATCGACTCCGGCCTGCTCATGACCGTTCACGCCTATACCGGGAGCCAGGGTTTGGTCGACGGCCCGCTCGACAAACGCCGCCGTGGCCGCGCGGCCGCCGAAAACATCGTTCCAACGACGACCGGTGCTGCGATAGCCGCCACCGAAGTCGTACCCGAACTCGAGGGCAAACTCGACGGAATGGCGATGCGCGTCCCGGTTCCAGACGGATCGATTACCGACCTCACCATCAATCTCGAAACCGACGTCACGAAAGACGAGCTGGCTGATGCCATTCGCAACGCCGCCGACGGCGAACTCGCGGGTGTTCTCGGGTATACGGACGAAGAGATCGTCTCACGGGACGTCATCGGACTACCCTTCCCCTCGTACGTCGACCTCGAATCCGTGATGGTCGTCGCCGACGACCTCGTGAAGGTCCTGACGTGGTACGACAACGAGTACGGCTTCTCGGTGCAGATGATGAAACTCGCGAAGTACGTCGCAACCCGAAGCGAAACTATCGATACCGGAGAAGCGATCGCGCACTGA
- a CDS encoding phosphoglycerate kinase has product MTTFRTIDDLDSNQRLLARIDVNAPVEDGIVQANRRFARHAKTILELLDDDHAIALLAHQGRPGRNTFVSLEQHAGILGDYVDQTVDFVADTYGTDALVAIEELESDDVLLLENVRMCDGELPEEEPSVKAETEFVRTLAPMFDAYVGDAYSTAHRSHASIVGFPHVMDAYAGRVMEHEYSANSAIRERSFDGTVTMILGGRKAEDAIPIIERVADTVDQFCLGGIVGELFLRASGSDVGYDVEGTTLFDHQWEDHHETIERVLAAYGHRLFLPIDLAFEDENGTRTETPVEGITKKTSFLDIGSETAERYADLVSDSAAVFVKGALGVFEDERFADGTVDVLSAIADTDCFSVVGGGDTSRSIELYELDENDFSRVSIAGGAYTRALTGDPLIGIEVLDPNRNGEVTNH; this is encoded by the coding sequence ATGACCACGTTTCGAACTATCGACGACCTCGACTCGAATCAGCGGCTACTGGCACGTATCGACGTCAACGCGCCCGTCGAGGACGGAATCGTACAGGCCAATCGTCGGTTCGCCCGCCACGCCAAGACGATCCTGGAACTGCTTGACGACGATCACGCGATCGCTCTCCTCGCCCATCAGGGGAGACCGGGCCGTAACACGTTCGTCTCTCTCGAGCAACACGCCGGAATCCTCGGCGATTACGTCGATCAGACTGTCGATTTCGTCGCCGACACCTACGGAACGGACGCTCTCGTGGCGATCGAGGAGCTCGAATCGGATGACGTACTCCTTCTCGAGAACGTGCGTATGTGCGACGGCGAACTGCCCGAGGAAGAGCCGTCGGTCAAAGCAGAAACCGAGTTCGTTCGGACGCTCGCACCGATGTTCGACGCGTACGTCGGCGACGCATACTCGACCGCCCACCGCTCTCACGCCTCGATCGTCGGTTTCCCGCACGTTATGGATGCCTATGCGGGTCGCGTGATGGAACACGAATACTCGGCAAACTCCGCCATCCGGGAACGATCATTCGACGGCACTGTGACGATGATCCTCGGCGGCAGGAAAGCCGAAGACGCTATCCCGATCATCGAACGGGTCGCCGACACCGTCGACCAGTTCTGTCTCGGTGGCATCGTCGGGGAACTCTTCTTGCGGGCCAGCGGCTCCGACGTCGGATACGACGTCGAGGGAACGACGCTCTTCGATCATCAGTGGGAAGACCACCACGAGACGATCGAACGCGTGCTCGCGGCGTACGGTCACCGTCTGTTCCTTCCGATCGACCTCGCCTTCGAGGACGAAAACGGAACGCGCACGGAAACGCCCGTCGAAGGCATCACGAAGAAAACATCCTTTCTCGACATCGGCTCCGAAACGGCCGAACGCTACGCCGATCTCGTCTCCGACTCCGCTGCAGTCTTCGTCAAAGGAGCACTCGGCGTCTTCGAGGACGAACGATTCGCCGACGGTACCGTCGATGTTCTCTCAGCTATCGCCGACACGGACTGCTTCTCGGTCGTCGGTGGTGGAGACACCTCTCGTTCGATCGAACTGTACGAACTAGACGAGAACGACTTCTCCCGAGTCTCGATCGCTGGCGGGGCATACACACGCGCGCTTACTGGAGACCCACTCATCGGTATCGAGGTACTCGATCCAAATCGGAACGGGGAGGTGACGAATCACTAA
- a CDS encoding Hsp20/alpha crystallin family protein → MTDESDPFDGFEKQLHRLQQQFENITRMWDRERFGLSESEMTTMGIDLVDHGDEFVLTADVPGFESDDIDVRLSNNTLHVTAERDETTEEQEELYIKSERAHRSISRSVRLPEPVDEENVSAAYNNGVLTLTLPKRQPSDIGSHRIEVE, encoded by the coding sequence ATGACTGATGAAAGTGACCCGTTCGACGGGTTTGAAAAGCAACTCCACCGGTTACAGCAACAGTTCGAGAACATTACGAGAATGTGGGACCGTGAGCGATTCGGGCTCTCCGAGTCGGAAATGACAACGATGGGGATAGATCTGGTCGATCATGGGGACGAATTCGTGCTTACAGCGGACGTTCCGGGCTTCGAAAGCGACGACATCGACGTTCGTCTCTCGAATAACACGCTACACGTCACGGCAGAACGCGACGAGACGACCGAAGAACAGGAGGAACTGTACATCAAAAGCGAACGCGCGCACAGGTCGATCAGTCGCTCCGTTCGACTTCCGGAACCAGTCGACGAGGAGAACGTGAGTGCGGCGTACAACAACGGTGTGCTCACGCTTACGCTCCCGAAAAGACAGCCGAGTGATATCGGCAGCCACAGGATCGAGGTCGAATAG
- a CDS encoding diphthine--ammonia ligase produces MSEHDGGWVALFSGGKESSWALCTAQDAGREVHRLIIVHPLAGSHVYHAPAMSVIRLAAKSTGIPIVDVTIPPVDVEPPDIGRRSDQRSKTRDGDAIETLESGLRTLDSELDGGLRGVIAGIVESDYRADRLRSMCDRIGCDFVAPLWHADPHRLLETMIDSGLEIVFAEVAAPGFDESWLGRRLDRTALDDLESLHQEYGVHLLGEGGEFETIVTDGPHMSQPIALEFEREWDGAWGRLRITDTRFEAPTSGEDHRDTTT; encoded by the coding sequence ATGTCCGAACATGACGGCGGATGGGTCGCGCTCTTCTCCGGGGGGAAAGAGTCCTCGTGGGCACTCTGCACGGCCCAGGACGCTGGTCGTGAGGTTCACAGACTGATTATCGTCCATCCCCTGGCGGGCTCACACGTCTACCACGCGCCCGCAATGTCGGTGATCCGGTTGGCTGCGAAGAGCACCGGAATCCCCATCGTCGACGTCACGATCCCTCCCGTCGACGTCGAGCCACCGGATATTGGCAGACGCAGTGACCAGCGCTCGAAAACGCGAGACGGCGACGCGATCGAAACCCTCGAGTCCGGTCTTCGAACGCTGGATTCGGAACTCGACGGTGGCTTGAGGGGGGTCATCGCGGGAATCGTCGAGAGCGACTACCGGGCCGATCGACTCCGGTCGATGTGCGACCGCATCGGGTGTGACTTCGTCGCGCCGCTGTGGCATGCGGACCCGCACAGGCTTCTCGAGACGATGATCGATAGCGGGTTGGAGATCGTTTTCGCCGAGGTAGCGGCACCAGGGTTCGACGAATCATGGCTCGGCCGGCGACTGGATAGGACTGCATTGGATGATCTGGAATCACTCCACCAGGAGTACGGTGTCCACCTCCTGGGAGAAGGAGGAGAGTTCGAAACGATCGTTACCGACGGTCCACATATGTCACAACCCATCGCCCTCGAGTTCGAGCGGGAGTGGGACGGCGCCTGGGGCCGATTGCGAATTACCGACACCCGATTCGAAGCACCGACATCGGGTGAAGACCACCGCGACACGACGACGTAG